Proteins encoded in a region of the Candidatus Binatia bacterium genome:
- a CDS encoding diiron oxygenase: protein MEGFEFIRRLKEVSDRFVDSLGDHFGHLATQFDPDTLGSTKLFPWQMTWYYGEPIWHALDEERKLMLNRLCFCQSYLSTAVAEIAVNVLNMRSALSTILQGHVQPALYMAREVVEEMAHVQAFLTVIEKVLGYYGLTLDQLRAANPSLKLTKTYINGHTLLSWLRGNLHYYYFTRFALNVNQKTVERLIIDEPDAHPIVQAILTNHATDEARHMQMSRATGLAALRQMRNPVTRIVACLAYAHFAASIFITRHRRDSRLTRETRIRTLQLVGVDRATAERAYKEWRDRVNQPEDPPLVRNARLYFLRCNFDYIEEMPVPTWVKKRMRAIISEPYRDLGEMPTLLQMRPSHPSSLWGSH from the coding sequence ATGGAAGGATTCGAGTTCATTCGACGACTAAAGGAAGTGAGCGATCGGTTCGTCGACAGCCTCGGCGACCATTTTGGTCACTTAGCTACCCAATTCGACCCCGACACACTCGGATCGACGAAGCTGTTCCCTTGGCAAATGACTTGGTACTACGGCGAACCCATTTGGCACGCGCTCGACGAGGAGCGCAAACTCATGCTCAACCGGCTGTGCTTTTGCCAGAGCTACCTGAGCACGGCCGTGGCAGAAATTGCCGTGAACGTGCTCAACATGCGCTCGGCGCTCTCGACGATTCTGCAAGGACATGTGCAGCCTGCACTCTACATGGCGCGCGAAGTCGTCGAGGAAATGGCCCACGTGCAAGCGTTTCTCACCGTGATCGAAAAGGTGCTCGGCTACTACGGCCTCACGCTCGATCAGTTGCGCGCCGCCAATCCCTCGCTCAAGCTGACGAAGACCTACATCAACGGGCACACTTTACTCAGTTGGCTGCGTGGCAACCTCCACTACTATTACTTCACGCGCTTTGCCTTGAACGTGAATCAGAAAACGGTTGAACGGCTGATTATCGACGAACCCGACGCGCATCCCATTGTCCAGGCCATCCTCACCAATCACGCCACTGACGAAGCCCGGCACATGCAAATGTCGCGCGCCACAGGGCTGGCTGCCTTGCGGCAAATGCGCAACCCCGTCACGCGCATCGTCGCCTGCTTGGCCTACGCGCACTTCGCCGCAAGCATTTTCATCACCCGGCACCGGCGCGACTCGCGCCTCACTCGTGAAACGCGGATCCGGACCTTGCAACTGGTGGGCGTCGACCGCGCCACCGCTGAGCGAGCCTACAAAGAATGGCGGGATCGGGTGAACCAACCGGAAGACCCACCGTTGGTGCGGAACGCTCGCTTGTACTTTCTGCGCTGTAATTTCGATTACATCGAAGAAATGCCTGTTCCCACGTGGGTCAAAAAGCGGATGCGTGCAATCATCTCCGAGCCATATCGCGACTTGGGCGAGATGCCCACACTGTTACAAATGCGGCCCAGCCATCCGAGTTCTCTCTGGGGTTCACATTAG